The segment ATTTCAGAGTCGaacttttatacaaatatatgtatatgtaaaattaaatatgaaagtgtaaatgtataattttatataactattatttaatatagaaatttattaattttatttataaaattacttatataaGTATTCagttaagaaataaaatataaagtctttataaaaactatagttattgtaaaattttatactttataaaaaacatttaattatttttaaaaaatttaaactttaagttttattaatctttattttatgttttatattatgtataaGATAATTTTTGAAGACAAAAttgtatgtttaaaaaaaacaaattgtattGAACAAAGTGGataaaatatccgtaaatattttcaaatatctctaatttttttggatatctACAAAACTGGATATCCTATTTTTCGAAGTAAAgcaaatcagaaaattagatatctggaaaatataaagtaaatctcaaatactaaaaattatgaaatatcAACAAGTGGTTCTGTTATTCAGGCTCTAAAAACTTGATCAATCTTTTCATAAGAAATAAGTCTCTGACTGCTCTACGAGGATCCTCTATGACTTAGGCGCGTTGAGCCGATCATTGTCATCTATTCTCTGTTGTATAGACTCTAATGTTTGAAGCTATCAAGGTTTGACTAAAAAAGATGTGCAGAATTTAccgaatttttttatttattggtatTTAGACAATGATTGGACCACCGTCTATCTAATACACACATTCAAGAGAATAGTAAATATATAGGTATAACATGTATTTAAGAACTATATCGAAATGTATGTTATACATGCTGAAAGAAACTTTCAGTAATTCCTAGAATCGTTCAACTCACATAATACAACAGTTACTAGTTCTTTTTGGCAttcttgaaacaaaataaaagctATAAACAATATTCATAAACGGAGAGACTATACATCATAATTCTTGATGTGCAACAAGAACTGATTCACAATATGATAAGTTTCCACCCGACCTTATAGTATGATACATAAATGATGAACTATTTTATGGTAATACATTAAGTACATACATATCATATCATGACTCATTTAACAGAAAAAGGAGGAGTGCTATAAATAGAAACCACTTTAACTAATTATTCCCTTTTGTTTTATGGAAGATATTGAAGTTGTTGGACAAAGTGCGCTAGTTCaaatattcttcttcttttctttttgtaaaatgttaaaatttagattaaatTTTCCAATTTGCTACTTAGACTATAGTAAAAACAAGTTGTGGAACGAAGAAATTGAACCTAAACTACTAAATTTATGACGACAAAGACCTGAAACCAAAAGCggagaaaaaaactaaactttaaaACAAGCGAAACAACGAGATCTATAAAGTAGTATTATGTAAAAATGAAAGAGTCGGGCATCACAAGCTACcaagaaatatattttcaaatttagaaaTAGCGGTTTTTGCAGATTCCAACATCCTAACCCCATGAAGAATCGCTAAAAGAATCAAAGCACAAAACTACAAAGAAACTTGACGAAGACAACCTCCGACAACACAAGGATAAGCCATCTAGTaattgatatatggtgattttcaTAGTTTCAGGCTAGTCCATTTCTCTTGTTTTAGCTTCATCTTGCATACATTTTGGTGCATTTAGAGTCTTTGAATTATGAAACCTTTAGAGTAGGCACTTAGGTGAATTAGAGTAATTGAAGAGATGATTTGAGCAAAATGAAGAGAATTGAAGTACTGATGATGATAAAGGATGAtcaccaaaagaaactcttcagTAATGTTCTGCTAAATTGAAACGAATGATCGTTTAGACATAAAACAAATTGAACCACAAATAAGTTAAAGTCTCGAAAAGAAAGTTAAAAGTCTacttattttaacaaaaaaaaaagttaaaggtCTATGGATCAGTGACTATAAATCCATGACCAATTAATATCAAGATATGacattttttctttgataatcCAGATGTATCCGGCAGACATAGTCCCAACCGACTATCATATTTTGTTCTCTTTGAACATTATAGTTTGTaggtttaaaatttagaatatactCAGCAGATTGACAATGTATAATTTGTATTTCATGCTTTTTTGCATAAAAGTCTGAGTAAAAATCATTATCTGCCTTAGTATGATAGAAGTATATATACCAGTGTTCTAAAAAGCGGTCTAGGCGGCCGCCTAGGCGGCGCTTAGGCGCTAGGCGTTATAGGACCGTGGCGATTACTTTTTAAACCGCttagataattataatattgtaataataaataatatataatttattattcataaattataataattaatatattgtaatatatattcttatgataataatttttatcatatataaataatagtttttactattattaagtacaaaacattacatatatttaatatattgttataatttataaacgccTAAACCGCTTAACTAATAATCTAGGCGTCCGCTTAGTTGTTCTAGGCATTAGGCATTAGGTTGCCGTCCGCTTAGCGCCTAGCGCTTTCTTGAACACTGATATATACTACTGTAGAGATTCAGGGTAATGTACAATATGTGCAGTGGATGACACGAACAAGACGTGACAAACCAAATTACATGTGTCTCTGATAACGAATATCATGAAAACAAATTGTTCGCCAAATTAACGAATATTCATAAATCATATGCGTGGGCTTTTGCTAGCGTACCTATGCAAGTTCcttgaatatataatatagtaatcatcaatattattaaaattgaagcaTGACCTGTTAATAATAGTTAGAtccaattaaaatataactgtatttaaaatataactacctAAAATAAACTATTACTAGATATAACTGCTCCACATTCTATACCTCTCTGATTACGTTTGAAAATATAACCGCTAGGGTCAAAACATGGATTGGCTACTAAacattgttgtttttttctttgtgaaaCCGTGCATGATTCCTTACACACTACTTTTTAGTGTTGCCCATTAAGATTTTATCTCAGGCAGGGATATATGGACTTTTCGATCCATGATTCACAAGATTAATTATACCCAACATAAaatgatagtttggatatgtatatatttatgttcaaaaaatattaagaaaatacttaacttcagtttttagatttttattttcatttgaaatataaaatatcaaaatagtttagattatttaaatgttttattgtaGTAAGTTAAGATTTATGATATCTGATAAAActatcaaaatttgaaaatatataaatatttatttatgcaatgcgaataataaaattaaacttaaaatccaaagtaaaccaaaactaaaacattactaataaaatattgataacaaaactgaaaaccTAACTTCCTTATCAAAACTTATACAAAAcagatttcaaaaatataattaaaaactaaaaagtaaatTTATCTATTGATTCAACCAGTGGTCATTCCGGTAACCGGGCTCTGGGTTTTAGTGATTATTACGggttttatttggtttttaaatatcaagacttaaaaattcataaatatttatatatattatgtgaatgataaaattaaacttcaaatccaaaataaactaaaattaaaacattattagttaattgtcgataacaaaactaaaaaaaacctaacttcattattaaaaattattcagAACAGATTTAAAAAgcataattaaaaactaaaaaaataaaagttatctattggttcaaccggtaaccggttccgggttttagtgatttttgtgggttttataagatttttaaatactggtttttcacaaaactcaaaccGAATTTATCTTGAATCACCGAGTTTATCGGTTCAACCACATATTCATATCGGGTTTCAACACACTAAGTATGAAACTTTGATTTTTGGGTCAACTCCGAGTCGGATTTTTTGGATATGAACATTCTTGACTAATTAGGTTAGTtaacttctaaaaaatataatatgttgcaaattttagaaataaattttataatagtttCTAAAATGGATATGACACAAGTATGTAGTTatacaacttgacatatttaatatagttaccaaaaattacattaaattaatattaattataaatataattataaaaacacaaatataaaaattaagttttcaaaaagaaactaaaacaaaaattatatccgTCCTTTAAGGGCGGATCATTTTCTAGTCAAGAGATTAAAGCGTTCGAAATTCCGCAGGGAATACCGATAACGATATACACGTAAAGAATTTAAGTTTTTGGTTGCAAGTGGATGAACATAGTGTAACTAGTAACTACACATGCATGCTTAGATTGTTTTTCACTATAAAAAAAATGCTTTATAGATTTTAGATATGCTAggaattttttcttttcttttcaagttAACGCCTGAATAAATCCAATGTGTAAATGAACACGCATAAACATTTCCTTGTATATATGGGAAGGTTTGTGATTACCAAACTCATCAAAACACATAGGGTCTTATCTCTCTCTAACACACACAAGctcacaaatatatatagagagagatatGGGTGAAGAGACGCAAGGCATGAAAGTAATGGGGGAATGGTCACCGGTTATAGTAATGGTGATAACTAACATAGCGATGGGTTCAGTGAATGCACTTGTGAAGAAAGCTCTTGATGTTGGTGTGAACCATATGGTCATTGGTGCTTATCGAATGGCTATTTCCGCTTTCATTCTAGCTCCATTCGCCTATATCTTGGACAGGTTCTATACTTGTATCAAACAACGATTTATGTATATGTGTTATTCTGTTCATTCTAAAAATTATGCTAAACAGGAAAACAAGACCGAAGCTAACGTTTAGGCTATTCATTGACCATTTCTTCAGTGGTCTACTCGGGTTTGTCCtgacaaatatatatttcaatcaATTCTTATCATTCTTTGTTTTCCTTTCAAGTACGATATATTAATCATGCGCCCCAGTTCttgctttttaaattttatttttgggtttataAATTGCAGGGCAAGTTTGatgcaatttttctttttgcttggTCTGTCGTATACATCAGCAACTGTTTCGTGTGCTTTGGTAAGCATGTTGCCTGCAGTCACCTTCGCTTTGGCCCTTATTTTCAGGTACTATGATGGAACCATCCGGCTTTCTTTATGCATTGACGTAACATATTTATTAAACTCTATactaaaaaaacattatttgaaaaatattcttCTAGCTAATTCTGTACCAGTATTAATAAAGtcctattaaataaatatttcttttagatTGATTTTTGTGCACTGTTATTAGAGTTGTTATGATTTCCTTTATTTGACCTAAACTTATACGTAACTACAACCATTTGAGCTCTTTATATAGCTTTTCCTGGTAAAAGGTCTTTTTAGCTAGACGTCGCATTTTTCCATCTTTGCTAATGGGGATGCGGAACCTCGTAATAACATGATTTACTGAAACAAAATGAATATAatatcttttaccaaaaaaaaatgaatataatatcTATCATTAGCGTTtaacatgattttatataactTTTCTGTTGTTGTCTACAAGGCACACGTACGTACACAACTGGATCCTTTTGTATTAGATTTATGTTCgttctttttgttaaaataatttttttttgagatatgACTCATATTCGTAATAAGTTATCTGGCATTTATCATATTAACTTACCTAGAAACGTTTTTAGGACTGAAAACGTAAAGAATCTAAAGACCAAAGGAGGAATGTTGAAGGTGCTGGGAACTCTAATATGCATAAGTGGAGCTTTGTTCTTAACATTCTACAAAGGCCCTCAAATATCAAACCCTCACTATCAGTCAGACGCTCTTCACCACAACAACAAAGATCAAGACAAAGCCAAGAACTGGCTTTTTGGATGTCTTTACTTAACTATAGGAACCATGTTGATGTCTCTCTGGATGTTGTTTCAAGGCACTTTAAGCATCAAGTACCCTTGCAAATACTCGAGCACCTGTCTCATGTCGATTTTTGCGGCGTTCCAATGTGCTCTATTGAGCCTTTACAACGGCAGAGACGTAAAAGATTGGGTTATCGATGATAGATTCGTGATTATTGTCGTCATATACGCTGTaagttaatataatattttcaaaaatctaaaatggacttaaaattaaattaataaattactaCAAGTTAACTATGCAAACGCATGGGAAATTTTGAGGTTTATCAAATATTACTTTACCATTTATATAAAACCATGATTTCTATAAATACTAGTTTAATTTAACCAGCCACCTACTATAAGTTGTTGCATTCTATGTTTATCCACTCATATTGGTTTAAAATGTCATTTACTAAAGATAATACCATCTGTTCGAATAAGTTAGCAACAACTGATTTTACAAATATGATTTATAATGACTTGTTTGTCAATAAGTTTGAAAAGTTTGTCTCGaaaactttctttttctttgaggTGTAAGGattcattttcctttttctctttgaCAAATGCATGTACGTATTTTGGTTCATCTTCCTCTCTACTTCTACAAATCGTATCACATACACACGTACTAATTACAGGGAGTGGTAGGGCAAGCCATGTCGACGGTAGCGACAATATGGGGAATAAAGAAATTGGGAGCTGTTTTCGCATCAACGTTCACTCCAATCAGTCTTATCTCAGCTACTCTATTCGATTTCCTCATCTTACACACTCCATTATACCTCGGCAGGTACtttcatttgttttgtattcatatatgtataaagtacagttacaatatatatatatatatatatatatatatatatatatatatatatgtatataaagtagGTACATGCTCATAACACTAACTATCGCTTTTGGAGTTTGTTATTACAGTGTAATTGGATCAGTAGTGGCAGTAATGGGTCTCTACGTATTCTTGTGGGGTAAGAACAACGAAACGGATACATCAACTACATTGCCTCCTCAGATGGATAACGaacaaaatactaatatttcaaataataGTTCTAATGTTTAAGGAGAGGATTGTCAAAAACATGTTTAAGGAGAGACAGTGAGAGAATATCCTTATCTAAAGTCTAAAACTCCCAGAGTATCAACGTAAAGAgttgtcaaatatatatattcattattatgGTGTTTAGAGTTTATGACAGTTTTCTTGTTCATTCATGACTACGATTAAATCCGCCCTACAAATAGATAAGTAAACGAAAAAGTAAGGAAatctatttgaaaaattaatatacatttttgaataatgtgtattttatttttagttaaaaccAAATCAATAATTTGGTTTTGTTACTTTTAGAAGTCTTTTTcgttttattataataattttttatttttagttaaaaccaattttaataaagttttatattttctttgtaaaatgATTGTGTATCATGGAGCTCatccaaatttttaattatttgttttagttttttctcaaggaaaaaaatatttatttgctTTAACTCTTAGAAGCATTTTTCTTTTCAGAATTTGTCGATGCTCTATTAATTAGAATATGCATCATGTATGGTgtttaataatatcatttattaaattttgatactttaaaaatatgttttgattaaTCATTGTTCCATcagttttatgttatttataagATTAAGCTTGGTAACCTCAAAATAAAGGGTatccataatatttttttcgttgGTTGGatttgataaactttttaaaaaaatattgtaaatagaTTATCTTGCTTTTTCATTCTTATGAATTTTATACTTTTTCTtgaagtttatgtatttttagatTAGATCATGTATACATTGGaattttttcaaacaaaaaaaaaagaattgttcTATTTGTTATATCTTAGCAACAAAATTAGAAGATGGCTGGCTTAGCAACAAAATGTATTCTAGTTTACTCATTAAGACAGCttagaaacaaaatttatttaatttccttAATACATATGATGAACTCAGGTAAGCTCAGCTGATataatgaaaaagaagatgacTAATACCTCTCAAAATCAAGGTTTCTGTAGATTCAAAGCTGAACTATTAGATACAATTTGTTTTGGTCATTAGGCAATACTTATTGCGTATGGTGGGAACAGAGAATCTCAAGGAGTTGTGACTCTTGGCGGCGCTCTCTTTGAAAACACTGGTCCCATAAGTGGAGGGGTAGGCAAGCCATGTATGTGATCTCCATCCAAGCCACCGGTGTGCCTAGCGAACTTGTTGTTAATGAAGAAAATGAGCTCTCCAAAATTGTTAGACATGTTAAGCAGTATCCATGAAAAGATTGGCAATGCGGTGAGGCAATACTGAGCTGCTGAAAACAACATCTCTCACC is part of the Raphanus sativus cultivar WK10039 chromosome 5, ASM80110v3, whole genome shotgun sequence genome and harbors:
- the LOC108860330 gene encoding WAT1-related protein At1g01070-like, coding for MGEETQGMKVMGEWSPVIVMVITNIAMGSVNALVKKALDVGVNHMVIGAYRMAISAFILAPFAYILDRKTRPKLTFRLFIDHFFSGLLGASLMQFFFLLGLSYTSATVSCALVSMLPAVTFALALIFRTENVKNLKTKGGMLKVLGTLICISGALFLTFYKGPQISNPHYQSDALHHNNKDQDKAKNWLFGCLYLTIGTMLMSLWMLFQGTLSIKYPCKYSSTCLMSIFAAFQCALLSLYNGRDVKDWVIDDRFVIIVVIYAGVVGQAMSTVATIWGIKKLGAVFASTFTPISLISATLFDFLILHTPLYLGSVIGSVVAVMGLYVFLWGKNNETDTSTTLPPQMDNEQNTNISNNSSNV